The nucleotide sequence GCTCGATACCAAGGTGACTCCCGATGTGAAGGCGTTCTTTGTGGAAAGCCCGGCGAACCCGCTCCTGACCGTGACGGATTTGGCTGGCGTTGCGGCGATAGCGAAGAAGCATGGCATCTTGACGATTGTCGACAACACCTTCATGACCCCTTATCTGCAGCGCCCGCTGGAACTCGGTGCCGATATCGTGGTGCATAGCGCGACAAAGTATCTGGGCGGCCATAGCGACTTGGTGGCAGGCCTTGCCGTAACCAACAACAAGGAAATCGCGGAACGCCTCGCTTTCACGCAGAATGCCGTGGGCGCGGTGCTCGGCCCCTTTGATTCGTTCCTCTTGATTCGCGGTATCAAGACGCTCGGTGTGCGCCTCGACCGCCATACCGAAAATGCGGATCGCATCGCTCGTTACTTGGAACAACACGAAGCTGTAAAACACGTTTACTATCCGGGCCTTCCGAACGCGCAGGGTTACGAAATCAACAAGAAACAGGCCAAGAACGGTGGCGCGATGATTTCGTTCGAACTTTACGAAGGTTATGACATCAAGAAGTTCTTCAAGGGCCTCAAGTTGATTTCGCTGGCCGAGAGCCTAGGTGGCGTCGAAAGCCTCGTATGCCATCCGGCCACGATGACCCATGCCTCCATCCCGAAGGAAATCCGCGAGAAGGTGGGTATTACCGACGGGCTGATTCGCCTGTCTGTGGGCATCGAGAAGGTGGATGACATCATCCTGGATTTGAACGCCGGCATTAAC is from uncultured Fibrobacter sp. and encodes:
- a CDS encoding PLP-dependent aspartate aminotransferase family protein; this translates as MSTSKYIETKLIHGGIDGDKVTGAVNVPIYQTSTYKQAGLGENTGWEYSRTGNPTRAALEALIAELEGGVAGFAFASGMAATSTVLALFNKGDKIIISSNVYGGTFRVLDKVFKNLGITYSIEDTTDLATLDTKVTPDVKAFFVESPANPLLTVTDLAGVAAIAKKHGILTIVDNTFMTPYLQRPLELGADIVVHSATKYLGGHSDLVAGLAVTNNKEIAERLAFTQNAVGAVLGPFDSFLLIRGIKTLGVRLDRHTENADRIARYLEQHEAVKHVYYPGLPNAQGYEINKKQAKNGGAMISFELYEGYDIKKFFKGLKLISLAESLGGVESLVCHPATMTHASIPKEIREKVGITDGLIRLSVGIEKVDDIILDLNAGINAAKEA